One segment of Cryomorphaceae bacterium DNA contains the following:
- a CDS encoding acyl carrier protein, with product MDALIEKLKGEIIQQLNLEEMTAADIETDAPLFMDGLGLDSIDALELIVLLERNYGIKLEDPKAGKDVFHSVRTMAEYIQSRKEA from the coding sequence ATGGACGCACTCATCGAAAAGCTGAAAGGAGAAATCATTCAGCAATTGAACCTTGAAGAAATGACAGCTGCCGACATCGAAACCGATGCCCCGCTTTTTATGGACGGACTGGGCCTGGATTCCATTGACGCCCTGGAGCTTATTGTATTGCTGGAGCGTAATTACGGTATCAAGCTCGAGGATCCGAAAGCAGGAAAAGATGTTTTTCACTCGGTGCGCACCATGGCTGAATATATTCAGTCGCGCAAGGAAGCCTGA